The Stenotrophomonas maltophilia sequence GCGAAGCGCGGTCGTAGCCGACGATGCTCTGGCCATGGCTCGGCGCCTCGGCCAGGCGCACGTTGCGCGGCACGATGGTGCGGAACACGCGGTCGCCGAAGTGCTCGGTGAGCTCGGCCGAGACCGCGTTGGCCAGGTTGTTGCGCACATCGAACATGGTGCGCAGCACGCCTTCGATCTCCAGCGCCGGGTTGAGGTTGGCACGCAGCGCTTCGATGGTTTCCACCAGCGCGCTCAGGCCTTCCAGCGCGTAGTACTCGCACTGCATCGGCACGATCACCGAATCGGCGGCGGCCAGTGCGTTGAGCGTCAGCAGCGACAGCGCCGGCGGGCAGTCGATCAGGATGTAGTCGTACTCGTCGCGGATCGGTGCCAGCGCGCGCTTCAGGCGCTGCTCGCGCTCGCTCTGCGCCATCAGCTGGATCTCGGCGGCGGTCAGGTCGATGTTGCCGGGCAGCAGGTCGTAGCCTTCGGCGGTCTGCACGCGCACATCGGCGGCGCTGGACTCGCCCAGCAGCAGATCGTAGGTGGAGGAGACCAGCTCACGCTTGTCCACGCCACTGCCCATGGTCGCGTTGCCCTGCGAATCCAGGTCGACCAACAGCACGCGCTTGGGTGCGTTGGCCAGGGAAGCGGCCAGGTTGACGGCGGTCGTGGTCTTGCCGACGCCACCCTTCTGGTTGGCGATGGCGATGATGCGGGCCATGCGGGTGTGCCTCGTCGACGTGTGCTGGGACCGGTCATTATGCGTACAACCGGCCCCTTGCGGAAATCGTGGATCGCCAACCCGTTGTTCCACAAAGGGCTGGCGGCGGGAATCAGGGGCCTGTAACGGTGACCAGATGGCGTTCGCCGGCCAGGCCGGGCACGCTCAACGGGGTCACCTCACGCACCTGCCAGCCAGCCGGCAGGTCCGCGATCTCCTCATGCGGGTAGACGCCCTTCATGGCCAGCAGCACGCCGCCAGGGCGCAGCAGGTGGCCGCCGACGCGGACGATGCCGGCCAGGGTGTCCATCGCGCGCGCGGTCAGCTGGTCGTAGCGGCCGGCCTCGTCCAGCGCCTCGGCGCGCGATTCGGCCACGCGGGCATTGTCCAGGCCGAGCTGGCGCACGGCCTCGCGCATGAAGCGCGCCTTCTTGCCGTTGCTCTCGACCAGGGTGACCTGCAGGCCCGGGCAGGCGATCGCCAACGGGATGCCGGGCAACCCGGGGCCGGTGCCGAGGTCGGCCAGGCTGCCATCGGCCACGAACGGCTGCATTGCCAGCGAATCGAGCAGGTGGCGGGTGACCATCTCCTGCGGATCGCGGATGGCGGTGAGGTTGTAGGTGCCGTTCCAGCGGTGCAGCAGGGCCAGGTAGCGCAGCAGCGGCGGCGCCAGCGCGGCGTCCAGGCCCATGCTGGCCAGGCCCTGTTCCAGCGTGGCAGCCACGCTGGCGGGAAGTGGGTGTTCGCTCATGCCGACATTATCGCCGGTTTTGCACGCTGATTCCCCGCTTCAGTGTGGATACCAGGCCAATGCCGCACGGAACTGGCCGGTGGCCTGCCATTCGTGCAGGTGCCAGCGCGCGGCCTCGCCCAGTTCCGGGTCGCACCAGCGCAGGTGCAGGGCACCATCGGCCCCCGGCGCCAGCTGCAGCCGGTGCAGGCCGAACGAGATGCCCTGCCCGTGCGCCTTCAGGATGGCTTCCTTGACGCACCACACGCGGAAGAACCAGTGCTCGCGCCCGGCCTCGTCCAGGCTTTCCAGCCAGATCACCTCCTCGGGGTGGAAGAAGCGCCGTACGATTTCCAGAAGACGCGGCCGCGGCCGCAGCAGTTCCAGGTCGACACCCAGCCGCACGCCTTCGCCCAGCGCCACCAGCAGCACCTCGCCACTGTGGCTCCAGCCGGTGCCGTAGTGGGCCAGAGCGCCGCTCAGTTCCGGCCGGCCCTTGTCATCACGGACCAGCGGCAGCGTCTCCGGGTCGGCACCCAATGCCTGCGCCAGCACCTGCCGCGCCTGCGGTTCACCCCGGTGGCCCGGCACGTGCGGGCGGCGCCAGACCGTCACCGGACCGAAACGCCACGGGCCGTCGAGGGTGGCTGGCAGGCTCATCCGCACGCGCCCATCACGCAATTCCACGACGGGTTCACAGCCCTGCGCGTCAACTGGTCACAGTTCCCCACCGGAGGTTCGATCATGGGCATCATCATCTGGCTGATCGTCGGCGGCATCGTAGGCTGGCTGGCCAGCATCATCATGAAGCGCGATGCCCAGCAGGGCATCATCCTCAACATCGTGGTCGGCATCGTCGGCGCGCTGATTTCCGGCTGGCTGTTCGGCGGCGGCATCAACGAAGCGATCACCATCCGCACCTTCCTGTTCTCGCTGATCGGTGCGGTGATCCTGCTGGCGATCGTCAACCTGTTCACCCGCAAGAGCATACGGTGATCTGAGGGTAGTGCCGGCCGCTGGCCGACAGACGCATCACAACGGGCCCGGCAATCGTCGGGCCTCGTTCGTTCAAGCGATCTGCACCCACGCCGGCGCATGGTCGCTCGGGCGTTCCCAGGTACGCGGCTCGCGGTCGATGCCCGAGGCCACCGCACTGCCCTTCAGCGCCTCGGAGACCAGGGTCAGGTCGATGCGCAGGCCCAGGTTGCGGCGGAAGCCAGCGGCACGGTAATCCCACCAGCTGAACACACCGGCCTCGTCGTTGTGCAGGCGGAAGCCATCGTGCAGGCCCAGCTGCAGCAGCTTGTTCAACGCGCCGCGCTCGGCGGTGGAGGTCAGGATGTGGTTTTCGTTCCACACCTCCGGGTCGTGCACATCGCGCGCGTCCGGGGCGATGTTGAAGTCGCCCATCACGATCAGCTTCGGGTGGCGCTGCAGCTCTTCGGCGATCCAGGCGTGCACCGCCTCGAGCCAGCGCAGCTTGTAGTCGTACTTGTCGGTGCCGATGTCCTGGCCGTTGACCACGTACAGGTTGATCACCCGCAGGTCGCCGAAGGTACCGGCGATGACACGCTTCTGCTCGTCCTCGAAGCCGGGAATGCCGATCTGCACGTCCTGCGCCGGCTCACGCGACAGCAGCGCCACGCCGTTGTAGGTCTTCTGGCCGGCGAACACGCTGCGGTAGCCCGCGGCGATCAGTGCCGAATCGGGGAACTTGTGGTCCTCCAGCTTGGTTTCCTGGATACCGACGATGTCCGGGCCGAACTCCTTGAGCCACTGCTCCAGGTGCGGCAGGCGGACATTGAGCGAATTGACGTTCCACGAGGCGATCTTCATGGGGGCATTCTACCCGGGTGGGCCTTGATGGGCGCCCATATACCCCGGTAGACGCCAACCTTGGTTGGCGCCGGCAATCACCCTGTGCCAACCAGGGTTGGCACCTACCGGAACCCGATCACCGCAGCAGCAGCTTCAACAACCCCGCAATCTTCGAATACGGCGGCCGCAACCGGTCGCTGGCCGCCCAGCGCGACTGCCACAGCACCGGCAGCCGCTTGCTCATCGCATCGAAGCCGGCGCGCCCGTGGTACGCGCCCATGCCGCTGGCCCCCACGCCGCCGAACGGCAATCCGTCGGCGGCGAAGTGCAGCAGCGTGTCATTCACTGTCACCCCGCCGGCCACCACCTGGCCGAGGATGCGCTCCACCGTCGCCGTGTCGTGGCTGAAGGGATACAGCGCCAGCGGGCGGTCGCGGGACAGCACATCGGCCAGCGCCGCTTCCAGGTCCGGATAGGCCCGCACCGGCAGGATCGGCCCGAAGATCTCCTCGCGCATCAGCTCCAGGTCGTCCGGCGGGTCCAGCACCACGGTCGGCACCAGCAGGCGTTCACGGTCGGCACGCGCCTCATTCACCTGCGCCAGCGGAATCACCGGCACGCCGCGTTCGCGCGCCTGCGCCAGGTAGCCCTGCAGGCGCCGGTACTGGCCCTCGTTGATGATGCGCGTGTAATCGCCGGCTTCGCTGAAATCGCCATAGCGCTCGCGCACCTGCTGCTGCAGCGCCTGTACGAACTCGCGCTGGCGCGCGGTGTCGATCAGCACGTAATCCGGCGCGATGCAGGTCTGCCCGGCGTTGAACCATTTGCCGGTGGCCAGCCGCGCAGCGGCGGTGTCCAGCGGGAAGTCGCGACAGACAATCGCCGGCGACTTGCCACCCAGTTCCAGCGTGACCGGCACCAGATGCTCGGCGGCGGCCGCCATCACCTTGCGGCCCACCGCCGTCGAGCCGGTGAACAGCAGGTGGTCCAGTGGCAGCGAGGATACCGCTGCAGCCACGTCCGCCCCACCCTGCACCACCGCCACGCGGTCGGGCGGGAACACGCTGGCCAGCAGATCGGCCAGGAATGCGCTGGTGCGCGGCGTGTGCTCAGACGGCTTCAGCAGCACGTGGTTGCCGGCGGCGATGGCGGTGGCCAACGGCACCAGTGCCAGGGTGACCGGGTAGTTCCAGGGCGAGATCACCCCGACCACACCCAATGGCGTCGGCCGAAGTTGCGCGCGTGCCGGCCACAGTCGCCAGCCCGCACCCACCCGCTGCGGCTTCGACCAGCGCCGCAGGTGACGGCGCAGGTGGTCGATGGCCGAGAGCACGCTCATGCCATCGGCCAGTTTCGATTCAACGTGGGCGCGGTGGCCGAAGTCCTCGGCGATGGCCTGGGCCATTTCGTCCAGGCGTGGCTTCAGCGCTTCGCGGAGGCGGCGCAGGTCGGCTTCGCGCTGGTCGAGCGTGGGCCGCTGCGACTGCCAGGCGCTGCGCAGGGTGTGCAGGATGGCGGGGAGGTCTGCCGGCGTGGTGATGGTCATGGGCCGACTATACGGCGTGCTGCGCAACGCGATGGTCGTCTCGATGGGGTCAGATCCCTTTCGCAAGCGAAAGGGATCTGACCCCAAAAACAGGGAAACAAAAAAGGCCGCGGTCTGCACCGCGGCCCCTGAAACCCGGTGGGTGCCGACCGTTGGTCGGCACGCCGGCTATTTGGTGATATCCACGTCCTTGGTCTCGCGCAGGAACAGGCCGCCGATCACCACCGACATCAGCGCGATGATGATGGGGTACCACAGGCCGTAGTACAGGTTGCCGGTACCGGCCACCAGCGCGAACGAGATTGCCGGCAGGAAGCCACCGAACCAGCCGTTGCCGATGTGGTACGGCAGCGACATCGAGGTGTAGCGGATGCGGGTCGGGAACAGTTCGACCAGGTAGGCGGCGATCGGGCCGTAGACCATGGTCACGTACAGCACCAGCAGCCACAGCATGAAGATGGTGCCGGCGATGTTGATGCGGGCGCCATCGGCCTTGGCCGGATAACCGGCGGTGGTCAGGGCGGTCTTCAGTTCCGCACCGAACGCATCGGCCTTGGCCTTGCCGTCTTCCTTGGTCAGGCCAGCGGCTTCATACGAGGTGACGCTGGCGCTGCCCACGTTCACCATCGCCAGCGAACCGGCGGCGGCGGGCTGCACGTCGTACGGCACACCGGCCTTGGTCAGCGCGGCGGTGGCCACGTCGCAGGAGCTGGTGAACTTGCGCAGGCCGACCGGATCGAACTGGAACGAGCAGGTGTTCGGATCGGCCACAACCAGGGCCGGCGAGCTGCTGCGGGCTTCTTCAATGGCTGGGTTGGCGAAGTGGGTCAGGCCCTTGAAGATCGGGATGTAGGTGACGGCAGCCAGCAGGCAGCCGGCCAGGATGATCTTCTTGCGGCCGATACGGTCGGACAGCCAGCCGAAGAAGATGAAGAACGGCACGCCCAGCGCCAGCGCGGCGGCGATCAGCAGGTAGGAGGTGGTGGCATCGACCTTCAGCATGCTGCTGAGGAAGAACAGCGCGTAAAACTGGCCGCCGTACCAGACCACGGCCTGGCCGGCCGCAGCGCCGAGCAGGACCAGCAGCATCAGCTTCAGGTTGCCGCCCTTCAGGCTGTCGCGGAACGGGGTCTTGGAACCCTTGCCTTCCGACTTCATCTGCTGGAACAGCGGCGATTCGCTCAGCTGCAGGCGGATCCACACCGAGATGCCCAGCAGCAGGATCGAGACCAGGAACGGGATGCGCCAGCCCCAGGCTTCAAAGGCTTCATTGCCCAGGAAGTAGCGGCAGGCCAGGATGATCAGCAGCGACATGAACAGGCCGAGCGTAGCGGTGCACTGGATGAAACTGGTGTACAGGCCACGCTTGTCGTCCGGCGCGTGCTCGGCCACGTAGGTAGCGGCACCGCCGTACTCGCCGCCCATCGCCAGGCCCTGGGCCAGGCGCAGGATGATCAGGATCACCGGTGCGGCGAAACCGATCGATGCGTAGTTGGGCAGCACGCCGACCAGGAAGGTCGAGATGCCCATGATCAGGATGGTGACCAGGAAGGTGTACTTGCGGCCGATGCGGTCGCCGAGGCTGCCGAAGAAGGCCGCGCCGAACGGACGCACGAAGAAGCCGGCGGCAAACGCCAGCAGGGCGAAGATCATGCCCGTGGTTTCGTTGACGCCACTGAAGAACTGCTTGGCGATGATGGCGGCGAGCGAGCCGTACAGGAAGAAGTCATACCACTCGAACACCGTGCCGAGGCTCGAGGCGAAAATGACTTTCTTGTGGCCCTGGGTCAGGGTGCCCGCTTTGTGTGCGGTGCTGGGTGTGCTGGACATGGGACGTTTTCCCTCTGTAGGTGCCGACCTGGGTCGGCACTCAATCCGGTAGACACCGACCGTTGGTCGGTACTCAATTCGGTAGGTGCCGGCCGCTGGCCGGCACGCTCTTAGAAGCTGTACTTGGTGGTGAACTGCAACCGGGTGATGTCACCCTTGTTTCCGTTCTCCACTTCGCGACGGCCGTACATCAGCTCGGCGCCGATATCGACCTTGGGCAACGGCGAGTAGAAGATGTTGCCGCGGATGCTCTGCACGCTCTTGGTCACCAGCGGGCCGAGGATGCTGTCGTTGTCGTAGTCGCTGCGCGCGTAGATCAGGTTGGTGCGCAGCTTCGACGAGAACGCATGCCGCCAGCCCACGTAGCCGGCAAGCACGCCGGTCGGGTTGAGCTCGTCGCGGGCCACGTCGTAGGCACTGTCGGCGGTGATGCCCAGGCCGATGTAGCGGGCGATGCCTTCGCCACCGGTCAGCTGGTAGTGCAGCGAATCGCTGTCACCCATCACCCACTTGCCGCCCAGGGTCAGGCCGCCGGCCACCTTGTCGGCCTTGGCGCCGGTGGCCTGGTTGTCGACCTTCAGCTGACGGACGATACCGCCGACACCGAAGGTGCCCCAGTCGCCCTTCCAGCCATAGCGCATGGTCAGATCGGGCAGGCTGCCACGGTCGGAGTTGGCGCTGGCGTTGGTCCATGCCCCGGTGACCGGGTTGCGGGTACCGGTGAGGGTGGTGGTTTCCGGGTTTTCCAGCGCGACGCTGAAGCCGCCCTGGGTGTAGCGCACCTGGGCCTGGCGCACGAAGATCACGCCGTCGGTGGGGCCGACGAAGTCGACCGCTTCGGGCAGTGCGGCCGCGTCCATGAAGTTGGACCAGGTCTGGCCGGCCATCCAGTTGTTCCAGTACATGTAGGCGTGGCGCAGGGTCACACCGTAGGTATTGGTGGCGGTCTGGTTGCCCAGCGAGTTGCCGAAGAAGTCCATCTCGAAGAACGCACCGGCCTTGTTGCCCGATTCGCTCACGTTGTCGATGCCCAGGTTGAAGCGCGAGAACTTGGCGTGGGCATTGAAGTCGGTGCCCGAACGCTTGCCGCTGCCGCCGGCGCCTTCCACCGGGGTCTGGCCCGGCAGGTACAGCGAGCGGCCGGTGGCGTCGTCGGCCAGCTGGCCGTCACTGGTCTGGGTGGCGAGGAAGTCGGCCTTGATGAAGCCGCCGATCTTGACTGTGGTGCCCGGCGCCGCGCCCGGGGTGATGGTGGTGACCTGGATCGGCTGCTTGCCGGCCGGCACCGAGGCGACCGACTTCTGCTCGGCCTGCACGGTGCGGACTTCGGTCACTGCCTGCTGGGTCTGGCTGATCTGGGTCTGTTGTTGCTGCTGCGAAGACAGCAGCAGCTGGACCTGGCGTTCCAGTTCGGCAACGCGTGCTTCCAGCGCCTTCTCTTTGGCGGTCTCTGCGAACGCCATGCCCGGTGCGACCAGGGCGACCAACAGGCAGGCCGCCAAAGGTGTGCGCACGGCTTTCAACGTACGGTGGCTCATGTTGCCCTCTCTCCCAAGTGGCAAGGTGATGCCGCGCGTGGGGCACGGTCGAGCCGAGACTGCGGGGCGATTATGTATAGCGGCTATTCGCCATTGGTCGAACCCGGCCCTGCAGGGCGCTCACTTTCGACCATGGTCTAACCAAGGTGGTGACGCGACCGGGGGTGGATGGGGCAAACTGAGGGGGATCGGTCGCCGCAATGCTGCGACCGCACACACAAAGTCAACGTGCAAGTGAGGGTGCCATGGCTGATATCTACCCCGTCGATCCGCAGTTCGCCGCCAAGGCACGCATCGACAAGACGTCCTACGAACAGCAGTACCAGGCTTCGCTGACCGACCCGGATGGTTTCTGGGGCAAGGCCGCCGAGCGCCTGGAATGGATGCGCAAGCCGACGAAGATCAGGAACGTCAGCTACGACCTGTCCGATTTCCACATCAAGTGGTTCGAGGATGGCGAGCTCAATGCCAGCGTGAACTGCCTGGATCGCCAGCTCGAGAAGCGCGGCGACAAGACCGCGCTGCTGTTCGAGCCGGACAGCCCGGATGCGCCGGCCCAGCACGTGACCTATCGCGAGCTGTACGAGCGCACCTGCCGCCTCGGCAACGCACTGCGCAACCTCGGGGTCAAGAAGGGCGACCGCGTCACCATCTACCTGCCGATGATCGTCGACGCCGCGGTGGCCATGCTGGCCTGTGCGCGCATCGGTGCAATCCACTCGGTGGTGTTCGGTGGCTTCGCACCGAACTCGATCGCCGACCGCGTCAGCGACTGCCAGAGCAAGCTGATCATCACCGCCGACGAGGGCTTGCGCGGTGGTCGAAAGATTCCGCTGAAGGCCAACGTCGATGCCGCGCTGAAGCTGCCGGGCACCAACACGGTTGAAACCGTGCTGGTGGTGCGCCACACCGGCGGCGCGGTGGACATGCAGGCCCCGCGCGACCGCTGGTTCCACGACGTGGTGGACAGCCAGCCGGCCAGCTGCGAGCCGGAACGCATGAATGCGGAAGACCCGCTGTTCATCCTCTACACCTCCGGTTCCACCGGCAAGCCGAAGGGCGTGCTGCACACCACCGGCGGTTACCTGCTGTACGCGGCCTACACCCATGAAGCGGTGTTCGACCTGCGCGAGGACGACATCTACTGGTGCACCGCCGACGTCGGCTGGGTCACCGGCCACAGCTACATCGTGTACGGGCCGCTGGCCAACGGCGCGACCTCGCTGATGTTCGAAGGCGTGCCGAACTACCCGGACACCTCGCGCTTCTGGAACGTCATCGACAAGCACAAGGTCAGCATCTTCTACACCGCCCCGACCGCCATCCGTGCACTGATGCGCGAAGGCGAGGAACCGGTAAAGAAGACCTCGCGCGCGTCGCTGCGTCTGCTCGGCAGTGTCGGCGAGCCGATCAATCCGGAAGCCTGGCGCTGGTACTACGAAGTGGTCGGCGACAGCCGCTGCCCGATCGTCGATACCTGGTGGCAGACCGAAACCGGCGGCATCCTGATCTCGCCACTGGCCGGTGCGATGGATCTGAAGCCGGGTTCGGCCACCCTGCCCTTCTTCGGCGTGCAGCCGGCGCTGGTCAATGCCGATGGCGAGATCCAGGACGGCCCGACCGAGGGCAACCTGATCATCCGTGATTCCTGGCCGGGCCAGATGCGCACGGTGTACGGCGACCACCAGCGTTTCATCGATACGTATTTCCGCACCTACCCGGGCAGCTACTTCACCGGCGACGGTTGCCGCCGCGACGAAGACGGCTACTACTGGATCACCGGCCGCGTCGATGACGTGATCAATGTGTCCGGCCACCGCATCGGCACCGCCGAAGTGGAAAGCGCGCTGGTCTCGCACCCGAAGGTGGCCGAGGCGGCCGTGGTCGGCTTCCCGCACGACGTGAAGGGCCAGGGCATCTACGCCTACGTCACCCTGGTGGCCGAAGAGGCCCCGAGCGACGAGTTGCAGAAGGAACTGGTTGCCTGGGTGCGCAAGGAGATCGGCCCGATCGCCACGCCGGACCACCTGCAGTGGGCGCCGGGCCTGCCGAAGACCCGCTCGGGCAAGATCATGCGCCGCATCCTACGCAAGATCGCCGAGAACGCGCCGGACCAGCTCGGCGACACCTCGACCCTGGCCGATCCGTCGGTGGTGGCGTCGCTGGTGGACGAGCGCAAGGTGCGCTGACGTACGACCCGGGGTCGGATCCCTTTCCGCAAGGAAAGGGCTCCGACCCCATCTGCTTTCCCCACGGTTCCCCCCGACCATGACCACCCTCCTGATTGCCGATGACCACCCGCTGTTCCGCGAAGCCCTGCGCGGCGCCGTGCAGCGGGTCATCCCCGGCGTGCAGCTGTTCGAGGCCGACAGCGTGGAAGCGCTGTACGCGCTGGCCGATCAGCACAACGACGCCGACCTGGTCCTGATGGACCTCAACATGCCTGGCGCACAGGGTTTCAACGCGCTGGTGCACATGCGCTCGCTGCACCCGCACCTGCCGGTGGTGGTGGTGTCCGCGCGCGAAGAAGCCACGGTGATGCGCCGCGCGCTCGACCACGGCGCGCTGGGCTTCATTCCGAAGTCTGCGGATTCGGACACCATCGGCCATGCACTGGGCACCATCCTCGATGGCGAGACCTGGGCACCGCCGGAAGCGCACAACGTGCCGCCCACCGGCAGCGAAGAACGCGAAGTCGGCCAGCGACTGCGTGAGCTGACCCCGCAGCAGTTCCGCGTGCTGCAGATGCTGGGCGCAGGCCGCTTGAACAAGCAGATCGCCTACGACCTCAACGTTTCCGAAGCGACGATCAAGGCCCATGTCACCGCCATCCTGCGCAAGCTGGGTGTGACCAACCGCACCCAGGCCGTGCTGATGGCCGGCAAGCTGGCCATCGACGACGACGCCATCGTGCTGCCGCCGGAAGAAGACTGAGGGTAGTGCCGGCCGCTGGCCGGCAATCCCCCTGAAACGTGCGACATCATCTGAAACCACACTGGTAGGTGCCACGCTTGCTTGGCACGCTGCCCTGCCGGCCAGCGGCCGGCACTACCGCATCCCCGGTGGGTGCCAAGCTTGCTTGGCACGCCTTTGCTTCGCCCTGTTATAGCCATCGCTATACAAACCAGCCCTGCCTGCGCGTTTCGCTGGAAATGCGCCACGCGCGAATCGCGGTGCTAAGCTTCGCGTCCCCTTGGGGAGTAGCCGGATTCCTTCGCAGGAATCGTCCACGTCAACATACTCGGCCAGTGCGCCGTGGCGTGGACAACCATGATGGTTGGCGAGACCAGCGGCCCGCGCGCGCAACGTCAGGTTGGGCGCGAGCGCAGGCCGTGCGTCCGTCCCAGCCCGACCTTCAGCAGCCGCCCATGTCCCCCATTTCGATCCTCCTGATCGGCTTTGCCATGTCCACCGATGCCTTCGCCGCGGCGATCGGCAAGGGTGCGGCCATGCGCAAGCCGGTGTTCCGCGATGCACTGCGTGCCGGCATCATCTTCGGCGTCATCGAGGCGATCACGCCCATCATCGGCTGGCTGCTCGGCCGTGCCGCCCTGCAGTACGTCGAAGCCTTCGATCACTGGATCGCCTTCGGCCTGCTCGGCGCGCTGGGCATCCACATGATCTACAACGGCCTGCGCCCGGACAGCGACGAGGCAGATGAAGATCCTTCGCAGCATCACGGCTTCTGGAAGCTGGCGCTGACCGGCTTCGCCACCAGCATCGACGCGATGGCGGTGGGCATCGGCCTGGCCTTCATGGACGTGCATATCGGCGTGATGGCCGCGGTCATCGGCCTGTGCACGCTGACCATGGTCACCGCCGGCATCATGCTCGGCCGCGTGCTGGGCAGCATGGTCGGCAAGCGTGCCGAGATCATCGGCGGCGTGATCCTGGTGATCATCGGTGCGACGATCCTGTACGAACACCTGCACGGCGTGGGGTAACGCGTCGAGAGCGAGCGATTGCGTGGTTGCCGGCCAGCGGCCGGCACTACTGCGCGTCGCGCAGCGCGCCCAGGAAGGCGCGCAGCGAGGCCGGCTTGATCGGCTTGGTCAGCACGCGATAGCCACGTTCGCGTGCCATCCGCTTCAGCTCGTCGCGGCCGTCGGCGGTCAGCAATGCGCCTGGCAGCACGTAGCCGGCGGCTTCGCGCAACGCCACCAGCGCGTCCAGGCCATCCATGCGGTCGTGCAGGTGGTAATCCACCAGCATCACCTGCGGGCGCTCGGCAATCTTCTCCAGCGCCTGGTCGACGGTGGCAGCGGTGATCACCTGCACCTGCCAACGGCCGAGCAGCGCGCGCATGCCGTCGAGGATCTCCTCGTCATTGTCCACGCACAGCACGCGCAGGCCGGCCAGCGAATCGCTGCGCACCGGCGCAGTCACGGCCTGTACCGGCGTGGCCAGCTCGGTGTAGCCCGGCAGCGGCGCCACCCGCGGCAGGATGATCGAGAACATCGACCCGCTGCCGACGCGGCTGCGGGCATTGAGGCGATGGTCCAGCAGTCGCGAGATGCGCTGGCAGATCGAC is a genomic window containing:
- a CDS encoding manganese efflux pump MntP family protein, whose amino-acid sequence is MSPISILLIGFAMSTDAFAAAIGKGAAMRKPVFRDALRAGIIFGVIEAITPIIGWLLGRAALQYVEAFDHWIAFGLLGALGIHMIYNGLRPDSDEADEDPSQHHGFWKLALTGFATSIDAMAVGIGLAFMDVHIGVMAAVIGLCTLTMVTAGIMLGRVLGSMVGKRAEIIGGVILVIIGATILYEHLHGVG
- the acs gene encoding acetate--CoA ligase, with translation MADIYPVDPQFAAKARIDKTSYEQQYQASLTDPDGFWGKAAERLEWMRKPTKIRNVSYDLSDFHIKWFEDGELNASVNCLDRQLEKRGDKTALLFEPDSPDAPAQHVTYRELYERTCRLGNALRNLGVKKGDRVTIYLPMIVDAAVAMLACARIGAIHSVVFGGFAPNSIADRVSDCQSKLIITADEGLRGGRKIPLKANVDAALKLPGTNTVETVLVVRHTGGAVDMQAPRDRWFHDVVDSQPASCEPERMNAEDPLFILYTSGSTGKPKGVLHTTGGYLLYAAYTHEAVFDLREDDIYWCTADVGWVTGHSYIVYGPLANGATSLMFEGVPNYPDTSRFWNVIDKHKVSIFYTAPTAIRALMREGEEPVKKTSRASLRLLGSVGEPINPEAWRWYYEVVGDSRCPIVDTWWQTETGGILISPLAGAMDLKPGSATLPFFGVQPALVNADGEIQDGPTEGNLIIRDSWPGQMRTVYGDHQRFIDTYFRTYPGSYFTGDGCRRDEDGYYWITGRVDDVINVSGHRIGTAEVESALVSHPKVAEAAVVGFPHDVKGQGIYAYVTLVAEEAPSDELQKELVAWVRKEIGPIATPDHLQWAPGLPKTRSGKIMRRILRKIAENAPDQLGDTSTLADPSVVASLVDERKVR
- a CDS encoding response regulator transcription factor, with the protein product MTTLLIADDHPLFREALRGAVQRVIPGVQLFEADSVEALYALADQHNDADLVLMDLNMPGAQGFNALVHMRSLHPHLPVVVVSAREEATVMRRALDHGALGFIPKSADSDTIGHALGTILDGETWAPPEAHNVPPTGSEEREVGQRLRELTPQQFRVLQMLGAGRLNKQIAYDLNVSEATIKAHVTAILRKLGVTNRTQAVLMAGKLAIDDDAIVLPPEED